Below is a window of Candidatus Atribacteria bacterium DNA.
ATTCCTGGGAATGATAGTATTTTTTACTTTAATAATTCTGTTCACTGCTTCTGCAAAACTACTATATACGCCGATACCTACTCCGGCAATCAAAGCTGCTCCAAAGGCAGGTCCCTCCTCTACATTTAAAAGGTTTATCTCCTTGCCTAAGATATCAGCCAATATCTGCTGCCATATCCTGCTTTTTGCTCCACCTCCGGTAGCCCTTATCTCTTTAATCTTAACCCCTTTATCTTTAATTAATTCCAGAGAATCTTTTAGGCCAAATGTTACACCTTCTAAGACACTCCTTACAAAGTGTCTTTGGTCATGTTTGCCGGATATACCAAAATATACAGCACGGGCATTGGCATCATTGTAGGGAGTCCTTTCTCCATAAAGATAGGGTAAAAAGATCAGGCCTTCACTGCCAGGTTCTATCTCTCCTGCTAACTGGTCTAATTGAGTATAGCTTAATCGGCTATTGAATAATTTTCTCTCTAACCATTCATAGGATATACCTGCTGATAGCATTACTCCCATTATATACCAGCTATCGGGACAGGCATGATTAAATAGATGTATCCTTCCTTCTTGATCAGCTTGCGGATTATTGGTCTGGGCTAGGACTACCCCTGAGGAACCGATACTGATCATTACCCTTCCTTGTTCTGTTATGCCACTTCCCACTGCTCCACAGGCATTATCGGCTCCTCCGGCAACTACCGAAGTTCCAAATTTAAGGCCGATCTTTTCGGCTATTGGTTTAGTTATCTTACCAGCTAAATCGAATGAATTAAGCACCGTAGGGAGTAAATCCTGATTAATTTCCAGTTTTTCCAATAAGCCGGTAGACCATTTCTTTTTTATCACATCAAACAATAGCGTACCGGCAGCATCAGAGACCTCAGTAAAAAGCTCATTGGTTAGCCTGTAGCGGATATAATCTTTGGGTAGAAGGATATGTTTAACCTTTTTATAATTTTCCGGTTCATTTTCTTTTAACCATAATATCTTGGGAGCGGTAAATCCCTCCAGGGCGGGATTAGATACATAACGGATTAGCTGCTCCAATCCTCCCGCTATAGTATAAA
It encodes the following:
- the xylB gene encoding xylulokinase, with product MGFLLGLDIGTSGVKALLVSVEGKIISSKMVSYPLATPHSGWAEQSPDDWWEATVKVIKETLSHHPIDSNQIKGISLSGQMHSSVFLDEKMEVIRPAILWSDTRTSEQCKEIYTIAGGLEQLIRYVSNPALEGFTAPKILWLKENEPENYKKVKHILLPKDYIRYRLTNELFTEVSDAAGTLLFDVIKKKWSTGLLEKLEINQDLLPTVLNSFDLAGKITKPIAEKIGLKFGTSVVAGGADNACGAVGSGITEQGRVMISIGSSGVVLAQTNNPQADQEGRIHLFNHACPDSWYIMGVMLSAGISYEWLERKLFNSRLSYTQLDQLAGEIEPGSEGLIFLPYLYGERTPYNDANARAVYFGISGKHDQRHFVRSVLEGVTFGLKDSLELIKDKGVKIKEIRATGGGAKSRIWQQILADILGKEINLLNVEEGPAFGAALIAGVGIGVYSSFAEAVNRIIKVKNTIIPRNQATEKYDDYYKLYRNLYYNLKEDFKKLKKLSHSI